The Chitinophagales bacterium genome has a segment encoding these proteins:
- a CDS encoding AhpC/TSA family protein: MKSKYLFIILSLILFSSCNKFKGFTIDGTVLNANGTQVALEDISTNNVETIDTVTIVNNKFHIKNYSLNKLMRLRFGDKKDIIIYVENGDKLEVSLDLNQFPAYEIKGNKGSEDLAALNAIANEKAILLDSAYSEFKNNTNAKLKDSLDQNQVLAKENYVNAIKSFIEKEDNVEVACFGLNYLASFFQDEAAFFIKTVDKAVAKDKESTYVNLWSQSLQSYKDALMQEQVSGVAVGSKAPNIMLPSPNGDTLSLYDLKGKYVLIDFWASWCGPCRQENPNVVKTYNKYKDKGFEIFSVSLDNNLGPWKNAIAKDGLVWKNHVSDLKGWSSVAAQTYGVQSIPSTFLLDKNLVIIQKNLRGKALEEALKDLLKEEN; encoded by the coding sequence ATGAAATCAAAATATTTATTCATAATACTATCATTAATATTATTTTCATCATGTAATAAGTTTAAAGGGTTTACTATCGATGGAACTGTTTTAAATGCCAACGGAACTCAAGTTGCATTAGAAGATATTTCTACCAATAATGTAGAAACTATTGACACCGTTACTATAGTGAACAATAAATTTCATATTAAAAATTATTCTTTAAATAAATTAATGCGTCTACGATTTGGTGATAAAAAAGACATCATTATATATGTAGAAAACGGAGATAAACTAGAAGTATCTTTAGATTTAAATCAATTTCCTGCTTACGAAATTAAAGGTAATAAAGGTAGCGAAGACTTAGCTGCTTTAAATGCTATTGCCAACGAAAAAGCAATTTTATTAGATAGTGCTTATTCAGAATTTAAAAACAACACTAATGCTAAACTAAAAGATTCATTAGACCAAAATCAAGTACTAGCAAAAGAGAATTATGTTAATGCAATTAAATCATTTATAGAAAAAGAAGACAATGTAGAAGTTGCCTGTTTTGGTTTAAATTATTTAGCAAGTTTCTTTCAAGATGAAGCAGCATTTTTTATTAAAACAGTAGATAAAGCCGTAGCAAAAGATAAAGAATCAACTTATGTCAACTTATGGAGTCAAAGTTTGCAATCGTATAAAGATGCCTTGATGCAAGAACAAGTGTCTGGCGTTGCTGTTGGTTCAAAAGCACCAAATATTATGTTGCCAAGTCCAAATGGCGATACGCTTTCGCTCTACGATTTAAAAGGCAAATATGTATTGATAGATTTTTGGGCGTCGTGGTGTGGACCATGTCGACAAGAAAATCCAAATGTAGTTAAAACTTATAATAAGTATAAAGACAAAGGATTTGAAATATTTTCTGTTTCGTTAGATAACAATCTTGGACCATGGAAAAATGCTATTGCAAAAGATGGTTTAGTTTGGAAAAATCATGTATCTGATTTAAAAGGTTGGAGTTCTGTAGCAGCACAAACCTACGGTGTCCAATCAATACCTAGTACTTTTTTATTAGACAAAAACTTAGTTATCATACAAAAAAACTTACGAGGCAAAGCACTTGAAGAAGCATTAAAAGATTTATTGAAAGAAGAGAACTAA
- the gatB gene encoding Asp-tRNA(Asn)/Glu-tRNA(Gln) amidotransferase subunit GatB has product MSVYDKYEAVIGLEVHAQLNTTTKIFAADATTFGAEPNTQVGAITLGMPGVLPKLNKAVLEKAIKMGIACGSNITKVNEFARKNYYYADLPKGYQITQDKTPICVGGTVEIEINGTKKEIELTRVHMEEDAGKNNHELDPFYSLVDLNRAGTPLVEIVSEPCITSSDEAYAYLTEVRKLVRYLDICDGNMEEGSMRCDANISIRLKGEKILNTRVEVKNMNSIRNVKRAIDNEIIRQVDIVEAGGTVDQETRSFVATDGSSFVLRSKEFAHDYRYFPEPDLPPAVVTDAQIETIKANMPPLPKQLYLQFTNELGLSDYDATVLTDEKDIALYFVDLTQQTKNYKSAANWIMGEVKSYLNDKGLSINEFPIQTDKIAALIALTDENLINSSAAKTIFQHLLEQPSQTPKALAEQLNLIQSSNADELEQWIDSVLNQLPEKVEEYKKGKKGLIGLFMGEVMKVSKGKADPKLTNQILSKKLNN; this is encoded by the coding sequence ATGTCTGTTTACGATAAATACGAAGCGGTGATTGGTTTAGAAGTACACGCTCAATTAAATACTACTACAAAAATTTTCGCAGCAGATGCTACCACTTTTGGTGCCGAACCAAACACGCAAGTTGGTGCTATTACGCTTGGCATGCCTGGTGTTTTGCCAAAACTCAACAAAGCTGTTTTAGAAAAAGCTATTAAAATGGGTATTGCTTGTGGTTCAAATATTACTAAAGTCAATGAATTTGCTAGAAAAAATTACTACTATGCCGATCTACCTAAAGGTTACCAAATTACACAAGATAAAACGCCAATTTGTGTTGGTGGAACTGTTGAAATTGAAATCAATGGTACTAAAAAAGAAATAGAATTAACAAGAGTACACATGGAAGAAGATGCTGGTAAAAACAACCACGAGTTAGATCCATTTTATTCTTTGGTCGATTTAAACAGAGCAGGTACACCTTTGGTAGAAATTGTGTCTGAACCTTGTATTACTTCTAGTGATGAAGCCTATGCGTACCTTACAGAAGTTAGAAAATTAGTGCGTTATTTAGATATATGTGATGGAAATATGGAAGAAGGTTCTATGCGTTGTGATGCCAATATTTCTATTCGTTTAAAAGGCGAAAAAATTCTAAATACTAGAGTCGAAGTTAAAAACATGAACTCTATTCGTAATGTAAAAAGAGCTATCGACAACGAAATTATCAGACAAGTAGATATTGTTGAAGCTGGTGGAACTGTTGATCAAGAAACGAGAAGTTTTGTAGCAACTGATGGTAGTTCTTTTGTCTTGCGAAGCAAAGAGTTTGCACATGATTATCGTTATTTTCCAGAACCAGACTTACCACCTGCTGTTGTTACAGATGCACAAATTGAAACGATAAAAGCCAATATGCCTCCACTACCAAAACAATTGTATTTACAATTTACGAATGAGTTGGGTTTATCTGACTATGATGCTACGGTACTTACAGACGAAAAAGATATTGCTTTGTATTTTGTTGATTTAACACAGCAAACCAAAAATTATAAATCTGCTGCCAACTGGATAATGGGTGAAGTTAAATCGTATTTAAACGATAAAGGATTAAGCATCAACGAGTTTCCAATTCAAACAGATAAAATTGCTGCTTTAATTGCCTTAACCGATGAGAATTTAATCAACTCATCTGCTGCAAAAACTATATTTCAGCACTTGTTAGAGCAACCTAGTCAAACACCAAAAGCATTAGCAGAACAACTCAATTTAATTCAGTCATCTAATGCAGACGAATTAGAACAATGGATTGATAGTGTATTGAATCAACTACCAGAAAAAGTAGAAGAATATAAAAAAGGCAAAAAAGGATTAATTGGTTTGTTTATGGGCGAAGTAATGAAAGTGTCTAAAGGAAAAGCAGATCCAAAATTAACCAATCAAATATTGAGTAAAAAACTAAACAACTAA
- the dcm gene encoding DNA (cytosine-5-)-methyltransferase, with protein MKTKLKFIDLFAGLGGIRLGFEQACQERGIEAECVLTSEIKPYAIETLKHNYHHENFVGDIFQVKNEDIPQFDFLFGGFPCQPFSASGKRNGFADTRGTLFFEIERIIKYHQPKGFILENVEGLVKHDLEDKNDEIGRTLKTILDKLENELEYQVTWKVLDSVHFGVPQSRKRIFIVGTKNEKVSLDNFESTFKVLKDVLETSKPTMNTDFTKKLLSHFSVEELYGKSIKDKRGGENNIHSWDIGVKGECTKDQINLLNRLFKERRKKQWASEIGIDWMDGMPLTLSQIQTFFPDNNLFKNIDIQALLDDLVEKGYIKFEHPKKLVTEITESGTITSRVYDETKPKGYNIVTGKLSFEINKILNPNEIAPTLVATDMVKIVVPDGKGVRRLTIREGLRIFGYPENYEIPVKESLAFDLLGNTVVVPVIKAVSERILDAMKVEEYELLETENAGVRV; from the coding sequence ATGAAAACTAAATTAAAATTTATTGATTTATTTGCAGGTCTTGGTGGTATTCGTCTTGGTTTTGAACAAGCTTGTCAAGAAAGGGGAATTGAAGCTGAATGTGTTTTGACCTCGGAAATCAAACCTTATGCAATCGAAACACTTAAACACAATTATCATCACGAAAATTTTGTAGGAGATATTTTTCAGGTTAAAAATGAAGATATTCCGCAATTTGATTTTTTATTTGGTGGTTTTCCTTGTCAGCCGTTTAGTGCAAGCGGAAAACGAAATGGTTTTGCAGATACAAGAGGAACTTTATTTTTTGAAATCGAAAGAATTATCAAATATCATCAGCCAAAAGGTTTTATTCTTGAAAATGTTGAAGGATTGGTAAAGCACGATTTGGAAGATAAAAATGACGAAATTGGAAGAACGCTAAAGACAATTTTAGACAAACTTGAAAACGAATTGGAGTATCAAGTGACTTGGAAAGTTTTGGATAGCGTTCATTTTGGAGTACCACAATCGAGAAAGCGTATTTTTATCGTTGGTACTAAAAACGAAAAAGTATCATTAGATAATTTTGAATCTACTTTTAAAGTTTTAAAAGATGTTTTAGAAACTTCTAAACCAACAATGAATACTGATTTTACAAAAAAGTTGCTTTCTCATTTTTCAGTTGAGGAACTTTATGGAAAGTCAATTAAGGACAAGCGAGGTGGGGAAAATAATATTCATAGTTGGGATATTGGTGTAAAAGGCGAATGTACAAAAGACCAAATAAATTTGTTAAATAGACTTTTTAAAGAGCGTAGAAAAAAGCAATGGGCAAGTGAAATAGGGATTGATTGGATGGACGGAATGCCTTTGACTTTAAGCCAAATTCAAACATTTTTTCCTGACAATAATTTATTTAAAAACATTGATATACAAGCACTTTTAGATGATTTGGTGGAAAAAGGATATATAAAATTTGAACATCCTAAAAAATTAGTAACCGAAATTACAGAGAGCGGGACAATTACATCTCGTGTATATGACGAAACAAAACCGAAAGGTTACAATATTGTAACAGGAAAATTAAGTTTTGAAATCAATAAAATTTTAAATCCGAATGAAATTGCACCAACTTTGGTTGCAACCGATATGGTTAAAATTGTTGTCCCTGACGGAAAAGGCGTAAGAAGATTGACGATAAGGGAAGGGTTAAGAATTTTCGGTTATCCCGAAAATTACGAAATTCCTGTAAAAGAAAGTTTGGCTTTCGATTTGTTAGGAAATACAGTTGTTGTTCCTGTCATCAAAGCTGTTTCAGAGCGAATTTTAGATGCTATGAAAGTCGAAGAATACGAATTATTAGAAACAGAAAACGCAGGAGTTAGAGTTTAA
- a CDS encoding NgoBV family restriction endonuclease: MAEKKKVTANEIYDLLLNEFKIKEQIGSVEIILGGISAKYNGKDAIGDLLQEWLGEWLKQKNFYFRTRVNTQEFPDFLLAENDKSGFLEIKTFNANATPAFDIANFDSYNKSLLVKPERIDADYLIFGYKMVDSVLSVDNLWLKKVWEIAGTSGTNPVNMQTKNSQPYNLRPIKWYAKTARNKPFANKTEFINAISQTLEKYSHSTSSYSENWLKNVKEKYFENTGIKL, from the coding sequence ATGGCAGAAAAGAAAAAAGTAACAGCGAATGAAATTTACGACTTGTTATTAAACGAGTTTAAAATCAAAGAACAAATCGGAAGTGTTGAAATTATACTTGGTGGAATTTCTGCAAAATACAACGGAAAAGATGCAATCGGAGATTTACTACAAGAATGGCTTGGTGAATGGCTAAAGCAAAAGAATTTTTATTTTAGAACAAGAGTAAATACACAAGAATTTCCAGACTTTTTACTTGCTGAAAACGATAAAAGTGGATTTTTAGAAATCAAAACTTTTAACGCAAATGCTACACCAGCATTTGATATTGCAAACTTTGATTCTTACAATAAATCTTTACTTGTAAAACCTGAAAGGATTGATGCTGATTATTTGATTTTTGGTTATAAAATGGTTGATTCTGTTTTGAGTGTGGACAATTTATGGCTCAAAAAAGTATGGGAAATTGCAGGAACTTCAGGAACAAATCCTGTAAATATGCAAACTAAAAACAGTCAACCCTACAATTTAAGACCTATAAAATGGTATGCAAAAACGGCAAGAAACAAACCTTTTGCAAACAAAACAGAATTTATAAACGCTATCTCTCAAACGCTTGAAAAATATTCGCACAGTACAAGCAGTTACAGCGAAAATTGGCTTAAAAATGTAAAGGAAAAATATTTTGAAAATACAGGAATTAAACTCTAA
- a CDS encoding helix-turn-helix transcriptional regulator: MNFKYNRIKIVLTEQDRSSKWLAEKIEKDKSTVSRWCTNDMQPSIETLFQIAEILNVSVKELINENAKEEKPAGNSVYKK, from the coding sequence ATCAATTTTAAATATAATCGCATAAAAATAGTTCTGACAGAACAAGACAGGTCTAGCAAGTGGCTTGCCGAAAAAATAGAAAAAGACAAATCAACAGTTTCAAGGTGGTGTACTAATGATATGCAACCATCTATTGAGACACTTTTTCAAATAGCCGAAATACTAAATGTATCTGTTAAAGAACTGATTAATGAAAATGCGAAAGAAGAAAAGCCAGCAGGTAACAGCGTGTATAAGAAATAG
- a CDS encoding restriction endonuclease, with product MSMCKIEDKLNEVLGKYADSFTDKVYVDDFNDSDVLMEAFGITQKLKSENKQYWGRELGKCWENLLRDLFEVTCVNFAPPKRFGQDEPADFFCGKDAIDTKYRVGSGDSGTLKKFESYGKLLQEEGYRPVFLFLRSDNLNAALSKMDAGGWTRYVGDDTFEYIKEKTGFDLKRWLIDLKDKGTFKIIRK from the coding sequence ATAAGTATGTGCAAAATCGAGGACAAATTAAATGAGGTTTTAGGTAAATATGCTGATAGTTTTACAGATAAAGTTTACGTTGATGATTTTAACGATTCAGATGTATTAATGGAGGCGTTTGGTATTACTCAGAAACTTAAAAGTGAAAACAAACAATATTGGGGTCGAGAACTTGGTAAGTGTTGGGAAAATTTGTTACGAGATTTGTTTGAAGTCACTTGTGTAAATTTTGCACCACCCAAAAGATTTGGGCAAGATGAACCTGCTGATTTCTTTTGTGGGAAAGATGCGATTGATACAAAATATAGAGTTGGTTCAGGAGATTCAGGGACTTTAAAGAAATTTGAATCTTATGGCAAACTTCTACAAGAAGAAGGATATAGACCTGTTTTCTTGTTTTTAAGGTCTGATAATCTAAATGCGGCTTTAAGCAAAATGGATGCTGGTGGCTGGACAAGATATGTTGGTGATGACACTTTTGAATATATAAAGGAGAAGACAGGTTTTGATTTGAAACGCTGGCTAATTGATTTGAAAGATAAAGGAACATTTAAAATTATTAGAAAATGA
- a CDS encoding site-specific DNA-methyltransferase, which produces MKFELNKVYSGDCIDVMKKFPEESIACCITDPPYNYEFIGHKWSDSEVKRRTERVQDSKTMVKNIPYGSGLAGGVRNARWYEKNRNNDLEYMRWCQLWTDELFRICKAGAPVAVFNSNRSIAHVQIALENSGFYTRDVLVYRRNSGIPRGLNLEGKLEKMENPDAEKWSGWHSAFRNEWEGIVLVQKPLENNYWETLQKTNVGVFKTVNQDGSFQSNILENLSKKDKSEKYSHCTVKPLTLIKKLVDTLCPLHEENIIFDPFAGSGTTLVAAQELGFNFVGVEIEENYIPIINERLKSSKLHKELNPSLF; this is translated from the coding sequence ATGAAATTTGAATTAAATAAGGTTTATTCTGGGGATTGTATTGATGTTATGAAAAAGTTTCCCGAAGAATCTATTGCTTGTTGTATTACTGACCCACCATATAACTATGAGTTCATTGGTCATAAGTGGAGCGACTCAGAAGTTAAGCGAAGAACAGAACGGGTTCAAGACAGTAAAACAATGGTAAAAAATATACCTTATGGAAGTGGTCTAGCTGGTGGCGTTCGCAATGCTCGTTGGTATGAGAAAAATAGAAACAATGATTTAGAATATATGCGTTGGTGTCAATTGTGGACAGATGAATTGTTTAGAATCTGTAAAGCTGGAGCACCTGTTGCTGTTTTTAATAGTAATCGTTCTATTGCTCACGTTCAAATTGCACTAGAAAATAGTGGGTTTTATACAAGAGATGTCCTTGTTTATAGAAGAAATTCAGGTATTCCTAGAGGTCTTAATTTAGAAGGTAAATTAGAAAAAATGGAAAATCCTGATGCTGAAAAGTGGAGCGGTTGGCATAGTGCTTTTAGAAATGAATGGGAAGGAATTGTTTTGGTTCAGAAGCCATTAGAGAATAATTATTGGGAAACTTTACAGAAAACTAATGTCGGTGTTTTTAAAACTGTCAATCAAGATGGTTCTTTCCAATCAAATATTCTTGAAAATCTAAGTAAGAAAGATAAGTCTGAAAAATATAGTCATTGTACTGTTAAGCCATTGACTTTGATTAAAAAACTGGTCGATACTCTTTGTCCACTGCACGAAGAGAATATAATTTTTGACCCATTTGCTGGAAGTGGTACTACCTTAGTTGCTGCACAAGAATTAGGTTTCAATTTTGTTGGTGTCGAAATTGAGGAAAACTATATTCCAATAATTAATGAAAGGTTGAAATCGTCAAAACTTCATAAGGAGTTGAATCCGTCTCTCTTTTAA
- a CDS encoding lipocalin family protein, which produces MKNKKLIYILFIVVVAFNSCVSIPKGATAVKSFDKEKYLGKWYEIARLDFKYEKDLNNTTAEYSLNDNGSIKVDNKGYNTVKDKWEQAIGKAKFVGDDNIARLKVSFFGPFYAGYNVIAIDKDYKYALVAGSNLKYLWILSRETNIPNNIKQEYLKIAKDIGYNTEELLWVKHDQ; this is translated from the coding sequence ATGAAAAATAAAAAATTAATTTATATACTATTTATAGTTGTTGTTGCATTTAACTCATGTGTGTCTATACCTAAAGGTGCTACTGCCGTAAAATCTTTTGACAAAGAAAAATATCTTGGTAAATGGTATGAAATTGCAAGATTAGATTTTAAATATGAAAAAGATCTAAATAATACTACCGCAGAATATTCGTTAAATGATAATGGATCGATAAAAGTTGATAACAAAGGATATAATACAGTAAAAGATAAATGGGAACAAGCTATTGGTAAAGCAAAATTTGTTGGAGATGATAATATTGCTAGATTAAAAGTATCTTTTTTTGGTCCATTTTATGCTGGATATAATGTAATTGCTATTGATAAAGATTATAAATATGCTTTGGTTGCAGGATCAAATCTAAAATATTTATGGATACTTTCGCGTGAAACCAATATACCTAACAACATAAAACAAGAATATTTAAAAATAGCAAAAGACATAGGATATAACACTGAGGAGCTTTTATGGGTTAAACACGACCAGTAA
- a CDS encoding mechanosensitive ion channel family protein, with translation MNESLNSLSKILYDWKDVVYHHLPKLFLAAIVFIVFIFVAKIARKISFAFYSRTIKKYTDAAYLISTVIYFFLILSGTIIALQVAGLEIMLKHVLAGAGVVGVVAGFAFKDIGSNFFAGLLLKIQRPYKKNDWVDIDGNYGVVLEIGSVTTKIKTVPGQEVFVPNQNVYNNTFTNYSSWRKRRIILETGVSYGDDLEHVRTVALDEVKNIKHYLPNEGVDFYYTNIGGSTYNFMLRFWVQFDSNDDYCRGMNDAIMQIKKRFEQENISIAYPVTTLDFGVKGGINIFDKPIQIKE, from the coding sequence ATGAACGAGTCATTAAATAGTTTATCTAAAATTTTATACGATTGGAAAGATGTTGTTTATCATCATTTACCAAAACTATTTTTAGCAGCAATTGTTTTTATTGTATTTATTTTTGTTGCTAAAATTGCAAGAAAAATAAGCTTTGCATTTTACAGTCGTACTATAAAAAAATACACCGATGCAGCATATCTAATTTCTACTGTAATTTATTTCTTTTTAATACTTTCAGGAACAATTATCGCATTACAAGTAGCTGGTTTAGAAATAATGCTAAAGCATGTTTTAGCTGGTGCAGGAGTGGTTGGCGTAGTAGCTGGTTTTGCATTTAAAGATATTGGTAGCAATTTTTTTGCAGGATTATTATTAAAAATTCAACGACCATATAAAAAAAACGACTGGGTAGATATTGATGGCAATTATGGTGTAGTATTAGAAATTGGTTCAGTTACTACAAAAATTAAAACAGTTCCTGGACAAGAAGTTTTTGTACCTAATCAAAATGTATATAATAATACTTTTACTAATTACTCTTCGTGGAGAAAAAGAAGAATTATACTAGAAACAGGTGTTTCTTATGGCGATGATTTAGAGCATGTACGAACAGTAGCTTTAGATGAAGTGAAAAACATTAAGCACTATTTACCTAATGAAGGCGTAGACTTCTACTATACCAATATTGGTGGTTCAACTTATAATTTTATGTTGCGATTTTGGGTACAATTCGATAGCAACGATGATTATTGTAGAGGCATGAATGATGCCATTATGCAAATAAAAAAACGATTTGAACAAGAAAATATTTCTATTGCTTATCCTGTTACTACTTTAGATTTTGGCGTAAAAGGTGGCATAAATATTTTTGACAAACCCATTCAAATAAAAGAGTAA
- a CDS encoding amino acid permease, whose protein sequence is MNKKLALKDAIAIGIGGMVGGGIFAVLGLAVELAKGGTPIAFLFAGIVAILTAYSYAKMSLTFPDRGGTVKFINQGFGITVFSGAINNLLWLSYIIMLSLYASAFGSYAPNLWEITSNKTINFHIYASAIIIIATAINYYSIAIVGKIESFAVIIKLIILIGFVIIGAYGLIGNPNLEQLSISHWENPIKLFAGGMVIFVAYEGFELIANAAPDIVNPIKNIPKAYYYSVIFVIILYITIAFVTVGSLPFNQIANAQDYVLAEAAKPMLGQIGFTIITIAALISTFSAINATIYGGSQVNYEIAKDNQLPKHYLAKLWGQPIGLVVTTVATLILVNVLNLESISTTGSIGFILIFGIVNLVAYKLANKINANKIIPMAGFILCIIALIILIKQQIQSNITGIFVSLGIIVFCFIIEWIHRRKSNINA, encoded by the coding sequence ATTAACAAAAAACTAGCACTTAAAGATGCCATAGCTATTGGAATTGGTGGAATGGTTGGTGGTGGAATCTTCGCAGTACTTGGTCTTGCTGTAGAATTAGCCAAAGGTGGTACGCCAATTGCTTTCCTTTTCGCAGGAATTGTTGCAATACTAACAGCATATAGTTATGCAAAAATGTCTTTAACCTTTCCAGACAGAGGTGGCACTGTAAAATTCATTAATCAAGGATTTGGCATTACCGTTTTTAGTGGAGCAATAAATAACTTGCTGTGGTTGAGTTATATTATCATGCTATCGTTATACGCATCTGCATTTGGGTCATATGCTCCAAATCTTTGGGAAATTACTTCTAACAAAACTATTAATTTTCATATATATGCTAGTGCTATTATAATCATAGCTACAGCAATCAACTATTATAGCATTGCTATTGTAGGAAAAATTGAATCATTTGCAGTTATAATAAAATTAATTATATTAATCGGTTTTGTAATTATTGGAGCATACGGACTAATTGGTAATCCAAACTTAGAACAATTATCTATATCACATTGGGAAAATCCTATAAAATTATTTGCTGGTGGTATGGTCATTTTTGTAGCATACGAAGGTTTTGAACTCATTGCCAATGCAGCACCAGATATAGTTAATCCAATAAAAAATATACCTAAAGCATACTACTATTCAGTTATATTTGTAATAATACTATACATTACCATTGCATTTGTAACAGTAGGTTCACTACCATTTAATCAAATTGCCAATGCTCAAGATTATGTATTAGCAGAAGCAGCTAAACCAATGCTAGGACAAATTGGCTTCACCATAATTACTATTGCTGCATTAATTTCTACCTTTTCGGCTATCAACGCTACAATATATGGAGGAAGTCAAGTAAACTACGAAATTGCTAAAGACAACCAGCTACCAAAACATTATTTGGCAAAACTTTGGGGACAACCAATTGGACTAGTCGTTACCACAGTAGCAACACTAATATTAGTTAATGTATTAAACCTAGAAAGTATTTCTACAACAGGAAGTATTGGTTTTATTCTTATATTCGGAATTGTAAATCTAGTAGCATATAAACTAGCTAATAAAATTAATGCCAATAAAATAATACCAATGGCTGGATTTATTTTATGCATTATAGCACTCATAATATTAATTAAACAACAAATACAAAGCAATATTACAGGTATTTTTGTTTCTTTAGGAATTATTGTTTTCTGTTTTATCATTGAATGGATACACAGAAGAAAAAGTAACATCAATGCTTAA
- a CDS encoding metal-dependent hydrolase: MTTRPEAKIRKVNFVFEKPFPKHWYNDNPIATHFMNAQHLAFPDGEKFFIRSVKAFADAYKNDPELKKRVNNFIGQEGTHYAEHQKFWDIMESQNLNPMKFVKVFRNSAWNGLEAYARKQFNKNKFADKMCLSITVALEHYTAMLAESGILAPEITQNMPAEMKDLFMWHAAEEIEHKAIPFDVLKKVDDSYALRIGGMAIASWGLWFYLGLGTVMLSIEDEDIKAKDVPKNLLMFLFGFNRTFGGTLRKQFFQYFKKDFHPDQIDNYYLAEELLAGKNYA, from the coding sequence ATGACCACTCGACCAGAAGCTAAAATTAGAAAGGTCAATTTTGTTTTCGAAAAACCTTTTCCTAAGCATTGGTACAATGACAATCCAATTGCTACACATTTTATGAATGCACAACATTTGGCATTTCCAGATGGTGAAAAATTCTTTATTAGAAGTGTAAAAGCTTTCGCCGATGCCTATAAGAATGACCCAGAGTTAAAGAAAAGAGTCAATAATTTTATAGGACAAGAAGGCACACACTATGCAGAACATCAAAAGTTTTGGGACATTATGGAAAGTCAAAACTTAAATCCAATGAAGTTTGTAAAAGTATTTAGAAACTCTGCTTGGAATGGTCTAGAAGCGTATGCAAGAAAGCAATTCAATAAAAATAAATTCGCAGACAAAATGTGTCTAAGTATTACTGTTGCACTAGAACATTATACAGCTATGCTAGCAGAAAGTGGCATTTTAGCACCAGAAATTACACAAAATATGCCTGCAGAAATGAAAGACTTATTTATGTGGCATGCTGCAGAAGAAATTGAGCACAAAGCCATTCCTTTTGATGTACTCAAAAAAGTAGATGATAGCTATGCATTACGAATTGGTGGAATGGCAATAGCTTCGTGGGGACTTTGGTTTTACTTAGGATTAGGTACTGTAATGTTATCTATCGAAGATGAAGACATTAAAGCAAAAGATGTTCCTAAAAATCTGTTGATGTTTTTATTTGGGTTTAATCGAACTTTTGGAGGCACATTAAGAAAACAGTTTTTTCAATATTTTAAAAAAGATTTTCATCCAGACCAAATTGACAATTATTATTTGGCTGAAGAACTATTAGCAGGAAAAAATTATGCATAA